A region of Larimichthys crocea isolate SSNF chromosome X, L_crocea_2.0, whole genome shotgun sequence DNA encodes the following proteins:
- the LOC113744004 gene encoding protein FAM151A-like — MILEADVTLEGYNTPAMKPIPIMAHPPDVYSDNTLDQWLDAVLASRKAMKLDFKSLESVGLSLDVLNKKNSHRRIDRPVWLNADIVQGPNVPAFVPPVNGTRFLELIQEKFPDVTLSPGWKVLYVPPPVPSQTYSRAMMEEMYDMIKDVTQKVTFPVHALLVRSGWEHISWLLNQSPRFSLTLWQGSIHPNVSDLLFVRDNTDPARVYYDIYEPTLSEFKQAVEERGRLRRFYPGGDLMDFLYPTVRSSLEVQWFTVTDRTSLLVQLSDGAGGMLLVHVASDSNQPGVPVVEGSGKGSEALTLQDILQQLGQRPDVLWGVHLRIHTQQLLEASLKLLHSAYSTEELYRPVWISMEGLQNTDSAKEFISAVERLFPYVTLVLTEQNQPLVPVTGLSQRVALYLTTASLPKEQEALNSLTEMMDRYDLIVEEDTKSSAGSVTVFKELMTRRARRTNTNLYVINPK, encoded by the exons ATGATCCTGGAGGCTGATGTCACTCTGGAGGGTTATAACACACCTGCTATGAAACCAATACCTATCATGGCCCACCCACCTGATGTCTATAGTGACAACACTCTGGACCAATGGTTGGATGCTGTGCTGGCCTCTAGAAAAG cCATGAAGCTGGATTTTAAGTCTCTGGAATCAGTGGGTTTGTCACTGGACGTGCTTAATAAAAAGAACAGTCACAGAAGAATAGACAGACCTGTCTGGCTTAATGCAGACATCGTTCAAGGTCCCAACGTGCCAGCCTTTGTGCCTCCAGTCAATGGAACCAG ATTTCTGGAGTTGATTCAGGAGAAGTTTCCAGATGTGACATTGTCTCCTGGATGGAAG GTGCTCTATGTTCCTCCACCAGTCCCCTCGCAAACCTATAGCAGGGCCATGATGGAAGAAATGTATGATATGATCAAAGACGTGACCCAAAAG GTGACGTTCCCAGTTCACGCCCTGTTGGTTCGCAGTGGCTGGGAGCACATCAGCTGGCTCCTCAACCAGTCACCACG GTTCAGTCTGACATTGTGGCAGGGCTCAATTCACCCAAACGTCAGTGACCTGCTGTTTGTCCGAGACAACACCGACCCTGCCAGAGTCTACTACGATATATATGAACCCACGCTGTCTGAATTCAAACAGGCTGTAG AGGAGCGGGGTCGTCTGAGGAGATTCTATCCTGGAGGAGACCTGATGGACTTCCTCTATCCAACTGTACGCAGCAGCCTGGAAGTCCAATGGTTCACAGTCACTGACCGGACCTCCCTGTTAGTCCAACTTTCAG atggtGCTGGTGGTATGTTGCTGGTTCACGTGGCTTCTGACAGCAACCAACCTGGAGTCCCTGTGGTGGAAGGTTCTGGAAAAGGCTCAGAGGCCCTTACACTGCAG GACATCTTGCAGCAGCTTGGGCAAAGACCTGATGTCCTCTGGGGTGTTCACCTGCGTATTCACACTCAGCAGCTTCTGGAAGCTTCTCTCAAACTGCTGCACTCGGCCTACAGCACAGAGGAGCTCTACAGGCCTGTCTGGATCAGCATGGAGGGTTTACAGAACACTGACAGTGCAAAG gaGTTTATATCTGCAGTAGAGAGGCTGTTCCCTTACGTCACCCTCGTCCTAACAGAGCAGAACCAGCCTCTGGTCCCAGTGACAGGTTTGTCTCAGAGGGTGGCTTTATATCTGACCACAGCATCGCTGCCAAAAGAACAGGAGGCGCTGAACTCACTCACGGAAATGATGGACAGATATGACCTCATAGTGGAGGAGGACACAAAAAGCAGTGCTGGATCCGTCACAGTCTTTAAAGAACTTATGACCCGGCGTGCaaggagaacaaacacaaacctgtaTGTGATAAATCCTAAGTGA
- the fam151a gene encoding protein FAM151A — protein sequence MHACGGNDSNPSMSTGGDMLDYLVHSGNISKPDGLYATWFHRANNKEQMNSALRSDAMILEADVTLEGYNTPAMKPIPIMAHPPDVYSDNTLDQWLDAVLASRKAMKLDFKSLESVGLSLDVLNKKNSHRRIDRPVWLNADIVQGPNVPAFVPPVNGTRFLELIQEKFPDVTLSPGWKVLYVPPPVPSQTYSRAMMEEMYDMIKDVTQKVTFPVHALLVRSGWEHISWLLNQSPRFSLTLWQGSIHPNVSDLLFVRDNTDPARVYYDIYEPTLSEFKQAVEERGRLRRFYPGGDLMDFLYPTVRSSLEVQWFTVTDRTSLLVQLSDGAGGMLLVHVASDSNQPGVPVVEGSGKGSEALTLQMVLVVCCWFTWLLTATNLESLWVEGSGKGSEALTTAGIL from the exons atgcatgcatgtggCGGTAACG ATTCTAACCCCTCAATGTCTACTGGTGGAGACATGCTGGACTACCTGGTTCACTCGGGTAATATCAGCAAACCTGACGGTCTGTACGCTACCTGGTTTCACAGAGCCAACAACAAGGAGCAAATGAACAGCGCTCTCAGAA GCGATGCTATGATCCTGGAGGCTGATGTCACTCTGGAGGGTTATAACACACCTGCTATGAAACCAATACCTATCATGGCCCACCCACCTGATGTCTATAGTGACAACACTCTGGACCAATGGTTGGATGCTGTGCTGGCCTCTAGAAAAG cCATGAAGCTGGATTTTAAGTCTCTGGAATCAGTGGGTTTGTCACTGGACGTGCTTAATAAAAAGAACAGTCACAGAAGAATAGACAGACCTGTCTGGCTTAATGCAGACATCGTTCAAGGTCCCAACGTGCCAGCCTTTGTGCCTCCAGTCAATGGAACCAG ATTTCTGGAGTTGATTCAGGAGAAGTTTCCAGATGTGACATTGTCTCCTGGATGGAAG GTGCTCTATGTTCCTCCACCAGTCCCCTCGCAAACCTATAGCAGGGCCATGATGGAAGAAATGTATGATATGATCAAAGACGTGACCCAAAAG GTGACGTTCCCAGTTCACGCCCTGTTGGTTCGCAGTGGCTGGGAGCACATCAGCTGGCTCCTCAACCAGTCACCACG GTTCAGTCTGACATTGTGGCAGGGCTCAATTCACCCAAACGTCAGTGACCTGCTGTTTGTCCGAGACAACACCGACCCTGCCAGAGTCTACTACGATATATATGAACCCACGCTGTCTGAATTCAAACAGGCTGTAG AGGAGCGGGGTCGTCTGAGGAGATTCTATCCTGGAGGAGACCTGATGGACTTCCTCTATCCAACTGTACGCAGCAGCCTGGAAGTCCAATGGTTCACAGTCACTGACCGGACCTCCCTGTTAGTCCAACTTTCAG atggtGCTGGTGGTATGTTGCTGGTTCACGTGGCTTCTGACAGCAACCAACCTGGAGTCCCTGTGGTGGAAGGTTCTGGAAAAGGCTCAGAGGCCCTTACACTGCAG atggtGCTGGTGGTATGTTGCTGGTTCACGTGGCTTCTGACAGCAACCAACCTGGAGTCCCTGTGGGTGGAAGGTTCTGGAAAAGGCTCAGAGGCCCTTACAACTGCAGGTATTTTATGA